One segment of Synechococcus sp. A15-24 DNA contains the following:
- a CDS encoding pilus assembly protein PilZ: MAVRLPTSRAYWNLRAEQVMDKVFDQEALNTARPNHLVLVDVDVQEPPAPTPPPAQPNPTPSTTSPTPWLLLIVSGLAVAGAVNSGWLISSLLQSRSQLDQERNLQMLERLQTQASAPEPQVTQASPAAEVAASDPDPQLPPPPPEPEWMTSLEPPSQSITPRLALSPVAPQPLPVPALTPMPQLTGVVQGPGGNSSAIFQLDTTSLSAGIGENIGNSGWRLDAINSSGAVISQQGQQRTLSVGGLF; encoded by the coding sequence TTGGCCGTCCGGCTTCCCACCTCCCGTGCCTACTGGAACCTGCGGGCCGAGCAGGTGATGGACAAGGTGTTCGACCAGGAGGCTTTGAATACCGCGCGCCCCAACCATCTCGTCCTGGTGGACGTGGACGTGCAGGAGCCGCCAGCTCCAACGCCGCCACCAGCACAGCCAAATCCCACCCCATCAACGACCAGCCCCACCCCCTGGTTGTTGCTGATCGTCAGTGGTCTGGCGGTGGCAGGAGCCGTGAACAGCGGCTGGCTGATCAGCAGCCTGCTGCAGTCCCGCAGCCAGCTGGATCAGGAACGCAACCTGCAGATGCTCGAACGGCTCCAGACACAGGCCAGCGCTCCTGAGCCTCAGGTCACGCAAGCATCGCCTGCAGCAGAGGTTGCTGCGAGCGACCCCGACCCCCAGCTGCCGCCACCGCCGCCGGAACCGGAGTGGATGACCAGCCTCGAGCCCCCATCACAATCCATCACGCCCAGGCTCGCCTTGTCACCGGTTGCCCCTCAACCGCTGCCGGTTCCAGCCCTGACGCCGATGCCGCAACTGACCGGGGTGGTGCAAGGTCCTGGCGGCAACAGCTCCGCCATCTTCCAGCTGGACACAACATCCCTGTCCGCTGGCATCGGTGAAAACATCGGCAACAGCGGCTGGCGGCTGGACGCGATCAACAGCAGTGGAGCGGTGATCAGCCAGCAGGGCCAGCAACGAACCCTGTCCGTGGGAGGGCTGTTCTGA
- a CDS encoding chorismate lyase, translating to MLPSPHQLWQAPTKAVLSGEGPRQLPGAWRLMLLGDGSPTRHLRLLTGEPVAVDLIAMEPEASLPAEAPPEVAELQAPLLRRQVWLTCGGLPLAWAESWWNQAEADLHLQDRNLPIWKSLTQGRSELFREVDGLALVQADWLEQTFGHRGPFWSRHYRFFRGGTALTVIREVFSPQLETWLGPTLRQELQQSS from the coding sequence CTGCTTCCCTCCCCCCATCAACTCTGGCAAGCACCCACCAAGGCGGTGCTCAGTGGCGAAGGGCCGCGCCAGCTACCGGGAGCCTGGCGGCTGATGCTGCTGGGGGACGGCAGCCCCACCCGCCACCTACGGCTGCTCACCGGTGAGCCGGTGGCCGTGGACCTGATCGCCATGGAACCGGAAGCCAGCCTGCCTGCGGAAGCACCGCCGGAAGTGGCCGAACTGCAGGCACCACTGTTGCGGCGTCAGGTGTGGCTCACCTGCGGCGGCCTGCCCCTGGCCTGGGCCGAGAGCTGGTGGAACCAAGCGGAAGCAGATCTTCATCTGCAGGATCGCAATCTGCCGATCTGGAAAAGCCTGACCCAGGGCCGCTCGGAGCTGTTCCGTGAAGTCGATGGTCTGGCGCTGGTGCAGGCGGATTGGCTGGAGCAGACCTTCGGCCACCGCGGTCCGTTCTGGAGTCGTCACTACCGCTTTTTCCGCGGCGGCACCGCACTCACTGTGATCCGAGAGGTGTTCAGCCCGCAGCTGGAAACCTGGCTGGGACCAACCTTGCGCCAGGAGCTTCAGCAAAGTTCATGA
- a CDS encoding SprT family zinc-dependent metalloprotease, whose product MPLLPLLPIFHRLNREHFDGTLAVDGQPLSCVRWSDGRMSRTAGFYRRGPGIGAGRGSEIVLSRPLLEPLPQEATESTLCHEMIHAWIDLVLRTRESHGPRFRARMEAINAAQDRFQVSVRHRYPVPVRPPRWWAVCPSCGSRYPYRRRISNAACRKCCDQHHAGRWHLSCVLQFESAV is encoded by the coding sequence GTGCCGTTGCTGCCGTTGCTGCCGATCTTTCATCGCCTCAACCGGGAGCATTTCGATGGCACCCTGGCCGTTGATGGCCAACCGTTGAGTTGCGTGCGTTGGAGTGACGGCCGGATGAGCCGCACCGCCGGTTTTTATCGTCGTGGCCCTGGTATCGGGGCCGGCCGGGGCAGTGAAATTGTGCTGTCCAGGCCGCTGCTGGAACCTCTGCCCCAGGAGGCCACGGAAAGCACGTTGTGCCACGAGATGATCCATGCCTGGATCGATCTGGTGCTGCGCACACGGGAGAGCCATGGGCCACGCTTCCGCGCCCGCATGGAGGCAATCAACGCTGCCCAGGATCGCTTTCAGGTGAGCGTGCGCCATCGCTATCCCGTCCCAGTGCGGCCACCGCGCTGGTGGGCGGTCTGCCCCAGCTGCGGCAGCCGTTATCCCTACCGCCGTCGCATCAGCAACGCCGCCTGCCGCAAGTGCTGTGATCAGCATCACGCTGGGCGCTGGCATCTGAGCTGTGTGTTGCAGTTCGAATCGGCGGTCTGA
- the ligA gene encoding NAD-dependent DNA ligase LigA: MAEQQQRAAELRSLLNRAAHAYYVLDAPVMEDTVYDRLHRELQQLEQTDPSLLSADSPTQRVGGAPATGFHSVEHRIPLQSLDNAFDQGELRAWHERLLKVLDRADDSPLPLVGELKIDGNALALSYRHGVLERAATRGDGSSGEEITANVRTISSIPLRLQIDDPPEWVEVRGEAFIPDDTFAAINHERAARGDTLFANPRNACAGTLRQLDPKVVAARRLDFFAYTLHLPDGPSPANQWQVLQWLEQAGFRVNPNRELYDGLNGIERFCERWEQQRHQLPYATDGVVVKLNDLRLQDEAGTTQKAPRWAIALKYPAEEAPSRLLKLVVQVGRTGAVTPVAEFEPVALAGTSVSRATLHNADRITELDLHVGDTVVVRKAGEIIPEVVRVLPELRPAGAVPLDLPDHCPECDSTLVRDDSEAATRCINSSCPAILRGGLRHWVSKSALDVDGLGSKMIEQLVERGMVRSIADLYRLDAALLASLERMGEKSAANLVAALEQSKQQPWHRQLYGLGIRHIGEVNAKALAVAYPSSASLAAADPENIAALHGIGPEISSSLQQWHANPSNTKLLEDLRAVGLSLEASAAEQAAQVRSEDASSAVLQDKTLVLTGTLPSLSRSEAKALIEAAGGKVSGSVSKKTDYLVAGDAAGSKLTKAESLGVIILDEAQLLELLKS; the protein is encoded by the coding sequence ATGGCTGAGCAACAGCAGCGGGCCGCTGAACTGCGGTCCCTGCTCAACCGAGCTGCCCACGCCTACTACGTCCTTGATGCCCCAGTCATGGAGGACACGGTCTACGACCGGCTGCACCGGGAATTGCAGCAGCTGGAGCAGACCGACCCAAGCCTGCTCAGTGCTGACAGCCCTACCCAGAGGGTGGGCGGAGCACCGGCAACGGGCTTCCACAGCGTTGAACACAGAATCCCGCTGCAAAGTCTCGACAACGCCTTTGACCAAGGGGAACTGAGGGCCTGGCATGAACGCCTGCTCAAGGTGCTGGACCGAGCTGACGACAGCCCTTTACCCCTGGTGGGCGAACTCAAGATTGACGGCAATGCCCTGGCCCTGAGCTACCGCCATGGGGTGCTGGAGCGGGCAGCAACCCGCGGCGATGGCAGCAGCGGTGAGGAGATCACCGCCAATGTGCGCACAATCAGTTCGATTCCGCTGCGGCTGCAGATCGACGATCCACCGGAATGGGTGGAGGTGCGCGGGGAAGCTTTCATCCCCGATGACACCTTCGCGGCGATCAACCACGAACGGGCAGCCCGCGGCGACACCCTGTTCGCCAACCCCCGCAACGCCTGCGCCGGCACGTTGCGGCAACTGGATCCCAAGGTGGTGGCGGCTCGGAGACTTGATTTCTTTGCCTACACGCTGCATCTGCCCGATGGGCCCTCACCCGCAAACCAATGGCAGGTGCTGCAGTGGCTGGAGCAAGCCGGCTTTCGCGTCAATCCCAACCGTGAGCTCTATGATGGCTTGAACGGCATCGAACGCTTCTGCGAACGCTGGGAGCAGCAACGCCATCAGCTGCCGTACGCCACCGATGGCGTGGTGGTGAAGCTCAACGACCTGCGTCTTCAAGATGAGGCGGGCACCACCCAGAAGGCCCCACGCTGGGCCATTGCCCTGAAATATCCAGCGGAAGAAGCCCCCAGCAGGCTGCTGAAGCTGGTGGTGCAGGTGGGACGCACCGGCGCCGTGACGCCCGTAGCCGAATTCGAGCCCGTTGCCCTGGCGGGCACCAGCGTCAGCCGCGCCACCCTGCACAATGCTGATCGCATCACCGAACTGGACCTGCACGTCGGGGACACGGTGGTCGTGCGTAAAGCCGGAGAAATCATTCCGGAGGTGGTGCGGGTGCTGCCGGAACTGCGGCCCGCAGGAGCCGTTCCCCTGGACCTGCCGGACCACTGTCCGGAATGCGATTCCACCCTGGTGCGCGACGACAGCGAAGCAGCCACCCGCTGCATCAACAGCAGCTGCCCGGCAATTCTGCGGGGCGGCTTGCGCCACTGGGTCAGCAAGAGCGCCCTTGATGTGGACGGGCTCGGCAGCAAGATGATCGAACAGCTAGTGGAGCGAGGTATGGTGCGCTCCATCGCCGACCTTTACCGGTTGGATGCAGCCCTGCTGGCGAGTCTGGAGCGGATGGGCGAGAAATCCGCCGCCAACCTGGTGGCGGCCCTCGAACAATCCAAACAACAGCCCTGGCATCGCCAGCTGTATGGCCTGGGAATCCGACACATCGGCGAGGTGAACGCCAAAGCTCTGGCGGTGGCTTACCCCAGCAGCGCCAGCCTGGCCGCTGCTGATCCGGAAAATATCGCAGCGCTGCACGGCATTGGCCCAGAAATCAGCAGCAGCCTGCAGCAATGGCACGCCAACCCCTCCAACACAAAGCTGCTGGAAGATCTGAGGGCGGTCGGCCTGTCGCTGGAAGCATCTGCAGCGGAACAGGCTGCTCAGGTCAGAAGCGAAGACGCCAGCAGCGCCGTGCTGCAGGACAAAACATTGGTGCTCACCGGCACCCTGCCCAGCCTCAGCCGGAGTGAGGCCAAGGCCCTGATTGAAGCCGCCGGCGGCAAGGTGAGCGGCAGCGTCAGCAAGAAAACCGATTACCTGGTGGCGGGGGACGCAGCCGGCAGCAAGTTGACCAAAGCTGAGAGTCTGGGAGTAATAATCCTCGACGAAGCTCAACTCCTAGAGCTATTGAAGTCATGA
- a CDS encoding 5'-nucleotidase C-terminal domain-containing protein, translating to MGVKANGIGNHEMDGNIGEFIDMVNASEYVHLSANLDFSSVVDTDGNAAPFVSYAAGEPAQSVEDLAGKIAPSAYIEIDGEQIGLIGRSPSEMFSLVADGNLPGLDYIGGTSGEGTAREPVLEPLPLIQAEIDRLTNQGVNKIIFIDHAQDYTDQSVLPAELDGVDVIIQAGMTGYMSADTPSGPFNLLRTEEAGNPITHNYPLQSADSEGNTVLITNTEQIWRYVGHLLVNFNDNGEITSYDADNSGPVPTNDEGLTALRAWTSGDAVADPVVVSTYEALLATDEVEAAFAEVGTTNDSLNGVRADIRSRETNLGRLAADSTLWYANEYLAEIGETKRADIALKNGGGIRDTIAGLSPITKLQVNAALAFDNQLTIMDLTGAEFLAIVENGVSRAPALDGRFPHFAGVELEFVTFRPGVEEALSLSETSRVANLTVTRDDGSTVELVEDFAVNDAALEETFTLATNNYQAGGGDGYQAFVPLQDKIETVIGEQEILATYIAEELGGVVDIKDADVIASPRSVLLRPSQADLVDPADEIMGTRGNDQLVATRTGSALQGLRGDDMLKGRKADDLLDGGFGDDKLRGRGGADVYVGSAGKDKIMGFSFEEGDVIAIDESIGFEVSQPSNPERSIKIIHDAGTILVKGITADQAIDLQNAIQITV from the coding sequence ATGGGCGTGAAGGCCAATGGCATTGGTAACCATGAGATGGATGGGAACATCGGTGAGTTCATCGACATGGTGAATGCATCGGAGTACGTCCATCTGTCCGCCAACCTCGACTTCAGCTCCGTTGTTGATACGGACGGCAATGCCGCTCCTTTCGTGAGCTACGCCGCCGGTGAGCCCGCTCAAAGCGTTGAAGACTTGGCAGGCAAGATTGCACCCTCCGCTTATATCGAAATCGACGGTGAGCAGATTGGTTTGATCGGCCGTTCACCCAGTGAAATGTTCTCCCTGGTCGCCGATGGCAACCTGCCCGGTCTGGACTACATCGGTGGCACCAGTGGTGAGGGAACGGCTCGGGAACCAGTGCTTGAGCCGCTCCCCCTGATTCAGGCGGAGATCGATCGCCTCACCAATCAAGGTGTGAATAAAATCATCTTCATTGATCACGCTCAGGACTACACCGATCAATCCGTTCTTCCTGCGGAATTGGATGGTGTCGATGTGATCATCCAGGCCGGCATGACCGGTTACATGTCCGCTGACACCCCCAGCGGTCCGTTCAACCTGCTGCGTACCGAAGAAGCCGGCAATCCGATCACGCATAACTACCCTCTGCAGTCGGCTGATTCCGAGGGCAACACCGTTCTGATCACCAACACCGAGCAGATCTGGCGCTATGTGGGCCACCTGTTGGTGAACTTCAACGACAACGGTGAGATCACCAGCTACGACGCCGACAACAGCGGCCCTGTGCCCACGAACGATGAGGGTTTAACCGCTCTCCGTGCCTGGACCTCCGGCGACGCAGTGGCTGATCCCGTTGTGGTGAGCACCTACGAAGCTCTTCTGGCGACAGATGAGGTGGAGGCCGCCTTCGCCGAAGTCGGCACCACCAACGACAGCCTCAATGGCGTTCGCGCTGATATCCGCAGCCGTGAAACCAACCTGGGTCGCCTTGCTGCTGATTCAACGCTCTGGTATGCCAACGAGTACCTCGCAGAAATCGGTGAAACGAAACGTGCTGATATCGCCCTGAAAAACGGCGGCGGCATTCGCGACACCATTGCTGGTCTTTCCCCGATTACCAAGCTGCAGGTGAACGCCGCTCTGGCGTTCGATAACCAGCTCACCATCATGGATCTCACCGGCGCTGAGTTCCTGGCCATTGTTGAAAACGGCGTCAGCCGGGCGCCGGCACTGGATGGGCGTTTTCCACACTTTGCCGGTGTTGAGCTGGAGTTCGTCACCTTTCGCCCCGGCGTGGAAGAGGCGCTGTCTCTCAGTGAAACCAGCCGTGTGGCCAACCTCACGGTGACCCGGGATGACGGCAGCACCGTTGAGCTGGTCGAGGACTTCGCCGTGAACGACGCAGCACTGGAGGAAACCTTCACCCTGGCCACGAACAACTATCAAGCCGGTGGTGGTGATGGCTATCAGGCCTTTGTTCCGCTTCAGGACAAGATCGAGACCGTCATTGGTGAGCAGGAAATTCTGGCGACCTACATCGCTGAGGAACTCGGTGGCGTTGTCGACATCAAGGACGCTGACGTCATTGCTTCTCCCCGCTCTGTTCTGCTCCGTCCCAGCCAGGCCGATCTCGTGGACCCCGCTGATGAAATCATGGGTACGCGCGGCAATGACCAACTCGTAGCTACACGTACTGGCAGCGCACTTCAAGGTCTCCGTGGTGACGACATGCTGAAGGGCCGGAAAGCTGATGACCTGCTCGATGGCGGTTTCGGTGATGACAAGCTCCGCGGGCGCGGCGGCGCCGATGTTTATGTCGGCTCAGCTGGCAAGGATAAAATCATGGGCTTCAGTTTTGAAGAGGGTGACGTGATCGCCATCGATGAGTCGATCGGCTTTGAAGTGTCCCAGCCCAGCAACCCTGAGCGGAGCATCAAGATCATTCACGACGCCGGTACGATTCTCGTTAAAGGCATCACCGCTGATCAGGCGATTGACCTTCAGAATGCAATTCAGATCACGGTCTGA
- a CDS encoding TVP38/TMEM64 family protein: MISLVQHWLPDALELLRSPLGAVAFIPLYALWVTLLLPGVWASMLAGVLYGTWLGSGLVFVGASLGAVVVFLLGRTVLRDWAQRRLEQLPKLQAVERAVSKEGLKLVLLTRLSPAFPFSLLNLAYGLSEVSLRDYSLGLIGILPGTVLFCGLGALAGDVARFGEVLAGEADPITWALRVAGVLATIGVVVLVSRAARQALQEDESPL; this comes from the coding sequence TTGATCTCCCTGGTTCAGCACTGGCTCCCGGATGCGTTGGAGCTACTTCGCTCCCCGCTGGGGGCGGTGGCGTTCATTCCGCTCTATGCCCTCTGGGTGACCTTGCTGCTGCCGGGGGTGTGGGCCTCGATGCTGGCCGGGGTTCTTTATGGCACCTGGCTTGGCAGTGGCCTGGTGTTCGTTGGCGCCAGCCTTGGGGCGGTGGTGGTGTTCCTGCTTGGTCGCACGGTGCTGCGCGACTGGGCCCAGCGCCGATTGGAGCAGCTCCCCAAGCTGCAGGCGGTGGAGCGGGCCGTCAGCAAGGAGGGGCTGAAGCTGGTGTTGCTGACGCGCTTGTCGCCGGCTTTCCCCTTTTCACTGCTGAATCTGGCCTATGGCCTCAGCGAGGTCTCGTTGCGGGATTACAGCCTTGGGTTGATCGGGATTCTTCCGGGCACGGTGCTGTTCTGCGGACTTGGCGCCCTGGCCGGTGATGTGGCTCGGTTTGGTGAGGTGCTGGCCGGTGAGGCAGATCCGATCACCTGGGCTTTGCGGGTGGCGGGTGTGCTGGCCACGATCGGTGTGGTCGTTCTGGTGAGCCGTGCTGCACGCCAGGCGCTTCAGGAGGATGAGTCGCCGCTCTGA
- a CDS encoding ABC-2 family transporter protein: protein MGRYWRTLRRFWGTALASQLEYQANVLIELLAVAMSLSGSLFLLSLFYGPDQTLGGWSWAQALMVQGLYTVFDGMATTWLRPNLGAIVTHVREGTLDFVLLKPIDSQFWLSLRTLSPAGLPEIGLGLGLLAWGSHQAGVVLSLSALFTLLVMLLAGGLILYSLWFLIAATSIWFVKTWNATEVLRALLASGRYPLNAYPPALRLLFTLVLPVAFLTTVPAQVLLGEAAAPILLAGLALAVLFFAAARAFWLFALRFYTSASS from the coding sequence ATGGGGCGCTACTGGCGAACCCTGCGTCGCTTCTGGGGGACGGCCCTGGCCTCACAGCTGGAATACCAGGCCAACGTGCTGATCGAGCTGCTGGCGGTGGCGATGAGCCTCAGCGGCAGCCTGTTCCTGCTGTCGCTCTTCTATGGCCCCGATCAGACATTGGGGGGCTGGAGCTGGGCCCAGGCCCTGATGGTGCAGGGGCTCTACACGGTGTTCGACGGCATGGCCACCACCTGGTTGCGCCCCAACCTCGGGGCGATCGTCACCCATGTGCGTGAGGGCACCTTGGATTTCGTGCTGCTCAAACCGATCGACAGCCAGTTCTGGCTGTCGCTGCGCACTCTGTCGCCGGCGGGGCTGCCGGAGATCGGTCTGGGGCTTGGGCTTTTGGCTTGGGGCAGCCATCAGGCCGGTGTGGTGCTCAGTCTGTCTGCGCTTTTCACCCTGCTGGTGATGCTGCTGGCCGGTGGCTTGATCCTCTATTCGCTCTGGTTCCTGATTGCCGCCACCAGCATCTGGTTCGTCAAAACCTGGAATGCCACTGAGGTGCTGCGGGCTCTGCTGGCCTCCGGCCGTTATCCCCTCAACGCCTACCCGCCGGCCCTGCGCCTGCTTTTCACCCTGGTGCTGCCGGTGGCGTTTCTCACCACGGTTCCCGCTCAGGTGCTGCTCGGTGAAGCCGCCGCACCCATCCTGCTGGCGGGCCTGGCTCTGGCGGTGCTGTTCTTTGCGGCGGCGCGGGCTTTCTGGCTTTTTGCCCTGCGCTTCTACACCTCAGCCTCCAGTTGA
- a CDS encoding ABC-2 family transporter protein produces the protein MRIFGLNRRIIRVLLGCQYAHMLEYRAEIALWALSGVLPFIMLSVWSGSDARSGLGLDGVALDRYFLSAFLVRQFSVVWVVYDFEDDALSGRLSPYLLQPLHPLWRYVAAHLGEQLTRLPFAALIAAVFFAVQPQAFWLPSLGGFLLAWLAIWMAFAIAFLFQSLIAALCFWSEKASALERLQFIPFLFLSGLLAPLTAFPPAVRAWAQWTPFPYLIDFPARVLAGQPVDLLAGFGAQLAWIALLLPLVLLLWRAGVRYYSAMGA, from the coding sequence ATGCGGATCTTCGGGCTGAATCGGCGGATCATCCGCGTGCTGCTGGGTTGCCAATACGCCCACATGCTCGAGTACCGCGCCGAGATCGCCCTCTGGGCGCTTTCCGGAGTCTTGCCATTCATCATGCTGAGCGTCTGGAGCGGTAGCGACGCGCGTTCAGGGCTAGGTCTCGATGGAGTGGCCCTCGATCGCTATTTCCTCAGTGCCTTTCTGGTGCGCCAGTTTTCGGTGGTTTGGGTGGTGTACGACTTTGAGGATGATGCTCTGAGCGGTCGGCTTTCGCCCTACCTGTTGCAACCGCTGCACCCGCTCTGGCGCTATGTGGCGGCGCACCTCGGGGAACAGCTCACCCGTTTGCCTTTTGCCGCTCTGATCGCTGCCGTGTTCTTTGCAGTGCAGCCGCAAGCCTTCTGGTTGCCGTCGTTGGGGGGCTTCCTGCTGGCCTGGCTGGCCATCTGGATGGCTTTCGCCATCGCTTTTCTGTTCCAGAGCCTGATTGCAGCTCTGTGCTTCTGGAGTGAGAAGGCCAGTGCCTTGGAGCGGCTCCAGTTCATTCCCTTCCTGTTCCTGTCCGGTCTGTTGGCGCCGCTCACGGCCTTCCCGCCGGCGGTGCGGGCCTGGGCCCAGTGGACCCCGTTCCCCTATTTGATCGATTTCCCGGCTCGGGTGTTGGCAGGCCAGCCGGTGGATCTGTTGGCGGGTTTTGGGGCGCAACTGGCCTGGATCGCGTTGTTGTTGCCGTTGGTGCTGCTGCTCTGGAGGGCCGGGGTGCGTTATTACAGCGCCATGGGGGCCTGA
- a CDS encoding ATP-binding cassette domain-containing protein — protein MIQVEGLSKTYRVAEKQPGLAGTLRHFIRRRTRDVTAVQDVSFRIEPGEMVGFLGANGAGKTTTLKMLCGLIHPSAGEVQVAGFSPQRRQAEFLRRITLVMGQKQQLLWDLPPMDSLRVNAAVYGIPDGVARRRISELADLLELGEELTRPVRKLSLGQRMKAELLAALLHEPQVLFLDEPTLGLDVNAQARVRTFLADYNRRTGATVLLTSHYMADITALCPRVLLIHQGRLFHDGPLDSLAEQLAPEREVRLELESPVDPAVFAGLGRLELIDGCDVRLLVARDELTAVVAQLLERFAVRDLDVTDPPIEELIGGLFRQGRV, from the coding sequence GTGATTCAGGTTGAGGGGCTGAGCAAGACTTACCGGGTTGCCGAGAAGCAGCCCGGCCTGGCTGGCACCCTGCGCCATTTCATTCGCCGCCGCACCCGGGATGTGACAGCGGTGCAGGACGTGTCCTTCCGGATCGAGCCCGGCGAGATGGTGGGCTTTCTTGGCGCCAACGGCGCTGGCAAAACCACCACCTTGAAGATGCTCTGCGGCCTCATTCACCCCAGCGCTGGGGAGGTGCAGGTGGCGGGCTTCAGTCCGCAGCGCCGTCAGGCGGAGTTCCTGCGGCGGATCACCTTGGTGATGGGTCAGAAACAGCAGCTGCTCTGGGACCTGCCGCCGATGGATTCGTTGCGGGTGAATGCGGCGGTGTACGGCATCCCCGATGGCGTGGCCCGGCGACGGATCAGTGAGCTGGCTGATCTGCTGGAGCTGGGGGAGGAGCTCACCCGGCCGGTGCGCAAGCTCTCCCTCGGTCAGCGGATGAAGGCCGAACTCCTGGCGGCGCTCCTGCACGAGCCGCAGGTGCTGTTCCTCGATGAACCCACGCTGGGGCTGGATGTGAATGCCCAGGCCAGGGTGCGCACATTCCTGGCTGACTACAACCGCCGCACAGGAGCCACTGTGCTGCTCACCAGCCATTACATGGCCGACATCACGGCCCTGTGCCCCCGGGTGCTGCTGATCCACCAGGGACGCTTGTTTCACGATGGGCCGCTGGACTCCCTGGCTGAGCAGCTGGCGCCGGAGCGCGAGGTGCGGTTGGAGTTGGAATCTCCTGTTGATCCCGCGGTGTTCGCGGGTTTGGGGAGGCTGGAGCTGATCGATGGCTGTGATGTGCGGCTCCTGGTTGCAAGGGATGAGCTCACCGCCGTGGTGGCCCAGCTGCTCGAGCGCTTTGCGGTGCGCGATTTGGATGTCACCGATCCACCGATTGAGGAGCTCATCGGTGGGCTGTTCCGGCAGGGGCGCGTCTGA